A portion of the Salminus brasiliensis chromosome 11, fSalBra1.hap2, whole genome shotgun sequence genome contains these proteins:
- the ankk1 gene encoding ankyrin repeat and protein kinase domain-containing protein 1, whose translation MTETSSSQSDRSGNSSLEKYTHFKKEEFEVDWEKISDRSLCQVYKVKLKLWRENCAIKTFSSTDDYRNMAQAFKIGKTKFKYLISNYGLCRNPTAIVMEYMNKGSLDNLLASHVLMWPKKFQMIHEVTMGMNFLHSMKPPVLHLNLKLSNIMLDDHLHVKISDFGLIGWEESKKAFVEDLSARGNISYVPPEAFTQNPEPPTTKYDVYSFSIVMWEILTQKRPYSGMNMTEILIRVSSGKRPSVEKIPDDKPQECEDMIDLMQQCWDQDCSHRPAFSETVWMTEALSDVLKIPDLIPGSEKTKQSFRLRTSKPIWHSRGSNDSTDGRSDSSGQSIHTYLEQKDFESFKNVLRKEHVSMFFRDNNSLLHHAASSGDVESVQMVLNLGASVNCQSVRGYTALIVALLRKFYDICTLLTDHGADVNLGDQDLWTPLHFAVQGGDDRAVRMLLDNKAAADSKDKDGWTPLHLAAQNGHEGVVRLLLPRLASVDEQEEMTGRTALHMACMYGYLNIGKLLLAKGADPNKTDADQATALHLAAEEGHFRVARLLLTKEAEVNAVNGSNYSALHYAALRGCTGICRLLLNHGANPNVRTNQKWTPMHLAALKGHPETVLVLEENKGSMDARGEGGWTPLHLACHHMQEEVVAVLLTAGANPNLSEDSSWTPLHMACHKGAFPSTLQLIAKQADINAQNISQDTPLHLAVQAGSTPIVKALLMNGAQRHIVNSRGCTALALAQQQHNKEIVQLLDS comes from the exons ATGACTGAAACAAGCTCCTCACAAAGCGACCGCTCCGGCAACAGCAGTCTGGAGAAATACACCCATTTTAAAAAAGAAGAATTCGAAGTGGACTGGGAGAAAATATCTGACCGCAGTTTATGCCAGGTTTACAAAGTGAAGCTAAAGCTATGGAGAGAGAACTGTGCCATCAAGACCTTCTCTAGCACCGATGATTACAG gAACATGGCGCAGGCCTTCAAAATAGGGAAGACGAAATTTAAATACTTGATTTCCAATTACGGGCTGTGTAGAAATCCAACTGCCATAGTGATGGAGTATATGAACAAAGGGTCCCTGGACAATCTCCTCGCAAGTCATGTCCTAATGTGGCCAAAGAAGTTCCAGATGATTCATGAGGTGACCATGGGCATGAACTTCCTTCACAGCATGAAACCCCCTGTCCTTCATCTGAACTTGAAGTTGTCCAACATCATGCTTGATGATCATCTTCATGTTAAG ATTTCAGATTTTGGGCTAATTGGATGGGAAGAAAGCAAGAAGGCGTTCGTGGAAGATTTGTCAGCTCGAGGAAACATTAGTTATGTTCCCCCAGAAGCGTTTACGCAGAATCCTGAACCTCCTACAACCAAGTATGATGTTTACAG CTTCTCCATTGTGATGTGGGAGATTTTAACTCAAAAGAGGCCATACTCTG GGATGAATATGACCGAAATATTGATCAGGGTGTCATCTGGCAAAAGGCCCAGCGTGGAGAAGATCCCTGATGATAAGCCTCAAGAGTGTGAGGACATGATTGACTTAATGCAGCAATGCTGGGACCAAGACTGCAGCCACAGACCTGCTTTCTCTG AGACAGTGTGGATGACTGAAGCTTTAAGTgatgtgctgaaaatcccagacTTGATTCCAGGCAGTGAGAAAACTAAGCAGTCGTTTAGACTCAGAACTTCCAAGCCCATCTGGCACAGTAGA GGCTCAAATGATTCCACTGATGGACGTTCAG ACAGTTCAGGTCAAAGCATTCACACTTACCTGGAGCAAAAGGATTTTGAATCCTTCAAGAATGTCTTGAGGAAAGAGCACGTCTCAATGTTCTTCAGGGACAACAACTCTCTCCTTCACCACGCTGCTTCCAGTGGGGATGTTGAGAGTGTGCAGATGGTGTTGAACCTGGGGGCTTCGGTAAACTGCCAGAGTGTCAGAGGTTACACGGCGCTCATTGTTGCACTCTTGCGGAAGTTCTATGATATCTGCACCCTGCTCACTGACCACGGGGCTGATGTCAACCTTGGTGACCAAGACCTCTGGACCCCACTGCATTTTGCGGTGCAGGGCGGGGACGACCGCGCCGTTCGCATGCTACTGGACAACAAGGCCGCGGCTGACTCCAAGGACAAGGACGGGTGGACGCCTCTGCACCTGGCGGCTCAGAATGGCCATGAGGGTGTGGTGCGCCTTTTGCTCCCACGCTTGGCCAGCGTGGACGAACAGGAGGAAATGACTGGAAGGACTGCGCTGCATATGGCCTGCATGTATGGCTACCTGAACATCGGCAAACTCCTGCTTGCGAAAGGAGCCGACCCAAATAAGACGGACGCTGACCAAGCCACTGCTTTGCACCTGGCCGCTGAGGAGGGACACTTCAGGGTGGCTCGGCTGCTCTTGACGAAAGAGGCAGAAGTGAATGCTGTCAATGGTTCCAATTACAGCGCCTTGCACTACGCTGCTCTTAGAGGCTGCACTGGCATCTGCAGACTCTTGCTGAATCATGGGGCAAACCCCAATgtcagaaccaatcagaagtGGACACCCATGCATCTGGCTGCGCTGAAGGGCCACCCAGAAACGGTGCTTGTGCTGGAGGAGAACAAGGGATCAATGGACGCACGGGGCGAAGGAGGTTGGACGCCCCTGCACCTGGCTTGTCACCACATGCAGGAGGAGGTAGTGGCTGTGTTGCTGACCGCTGGAGCCAACCCCAACCTGAGCGAGGACAGCAGCTGGACACCCCTTCACATGGCTTGCCATAAAGGTGCCTTCCCCAGCACGTTGCAGCTCATTGCCAAGCAGGCCGACATCAATGCCCAGAACATCAGCCAGGACACCCCACTGCACCTGGCCGTGCAGGCCGGCAGCACCCCAATCGTCAAAGCTCTGCTGATGAATGGTGCACAAAGGCACATAGTTAACTCCAGAGGATGTACGGCCTTAGCTTTGGctcagcagcaacacaacaaagaGATTGTGCAGTTACTGGACAGCTAA